The DNA segment AGGAAAAGCCCATATCATTTTTAATCAAACGGATGTTATATCTGTTGAAGCAGGATTATTACGACTGATTAATGAGGAAGGTAACAGGAGTAGTAAATGAAACAAAACAAGGATCTATGTTTATCTTAATGGGAAATTAAGAAATGATTTTTATAGCAAGTATTTTTGAATCGAGCCATTTAATGAAAAAATTAAAGGAGGATGTATCATGACCAAACATCGGATTTATACAATGAGTGTCGCAAAAGTCTATCCCCATTATATTTCGAAAGCAGAGAAAAAAGGGCGTACAAAATCAGAAGTCGATGAAATCATCCGTTGGTTGACAGGATATAGCCAGGAAGAGTTAGAAGTACAACTGGAAAAACAAACAGACTTTGAGACCTTCTTTGCGGAAGCTCCCCAATTGAATCCTTCACGGGCTTTGATCAAAGGTGTAGTCTGTGGCGTCCGAGTGGAAGATATCGAAGAACCGACGATGCAGGAAATTCGCTATTTGGATAAGCTAATCGATGAGTTAGCAAAGGGAAAGGCGATGGCGAAGATTTTGCGGAAATCAAAAACGAAGAATATTTAAATCCATTGAGACAAAAGGAATTAACGTTGTAAAGGCAAAATATAGGGGTTCACCATTTAAAAAGCTGGAATCCGATTGATTACACAGAAAAAATACAGTCCTTATGCCAATAAACATAAAATGGGGGAACATGGAAATCTATTAAGTCAAGATTTCACTACCACCATAATTAATGAAGAAACAATCATTCAGTCACAAAGGTTGCCCCTATATAATGTCTGTATGGAGTCCTTTTATTCTATAATGAAAAAAGAAGAGATTCACCATGTAAAATATTACGATTTTAAATTGGCAAAACATCCATATTCGAAGTATAGCCTAGTAACGAGATACTATATTATACTTAAACCATTATGAGTAAAAAAATAAGGGGGAAACTAGCATGACAAAAAGAAATAAGAAGGAATTGTCACTGGAACAACGTGAAGAATTACTCAGAGAATTGAAAGCCCGTTTTGAGAAAAACATGCATCGCCATAAAGGTCTTGAATGGGCTAAAATCCAAGCAAAGCTGGATGCTAATCCTGAAAAGTTGTGGTCGCTCAATGAAATGGAAAGAACTAGCGGTGAACCGGATGTTGTTGGTTATGATGAAAAGAAGGATGAATACATTTTTTATGATTGTTCAGCGGAAAGCCCAAAAGGTCGTAGAAGTGTTTGTTACGACCGTGAAGCGCTCGAGTCAAGGAAAAAACATAAACCAGAAAATAACGCTATTGATATGGCAGCTGCCATGGGCATTGAACTTTTAACGGAAGAACAATACAGAGCGCTGCAGACACTTGGAAATTTCGATATGAAAACGTCTAGTTGGGTACAAACTCCCTCTGATATTAGAGAACTCGGCGGTGCCCTTTTTTGCGATTGGCGCTTTGGACACGTATTCTTGTACCACAATGGAGCAGAATCCTACTATGCTGCCAGGGGTTTTCGTGGCTCGCTAAGGGTCTAAAAAATTTTGCGCAGAAAGCTAAATTTGAATTTGAGAACGGATCACCTAGGGAAAGGCTTTAGAACAAAAATGCGATGAATTGGACAGAAAGCGATAAAGAAATTCTTGAAAAATAATATCAACAATTGTTTGAAAAAAATCTTGTCAGGCTATGTCCTTACTATAGAATTTGAAACAGTTATAAAAAGCGTGTTATTTATTTAGGTGTAACTGCCAAAACAATCATCCTGAATATCAAGAATAGACGCTCGGAGAAAAAGTTCTCCGAGCGTCTATTAATAATCTTTTTATTCTATTAACAACCTTTTTGTGAAATAGAATTATATACCTATTCAAAACTCTTTACTTCATTCATTATCCTTACACCATTATTAAAATAAAAATCTAACTGTAGCCATACATATGATGCCTACAATAACTGTAACTGACAAACTCTTTGTCCATAAGGCTATAATAAGTGTTGGTATAATAGCAGTGAGAACACTCCAATCAATTGATAGCAATGATTTATCTTCGATGATTAAGCTCTCTACGATAAGTGCAGTAAAAATACAAATTGGGATAAATGAAAGCCACTTGACTGCAATTTTCGGGAGCTTAATATTTCTTATAACTATAAATGGGATAATTCTTGGAATGAATGTTACGATGGCACACCCTAAAATGATTAATAAAATCGATAAATTAATACTCATTTGTCTTTTACCACCCCAATAGTTGCAACAATTATTGTTGATAAAATAATTGCTATATAAGAAGGAACAAACATACATAGAACCAACATCAATAAAACTACATAGATAATTAATGATAGATAAAACTTCAACTTACCATTATCAATACTTTGTAATTGCAAAACAAGTAATGCTAAAAACATAGCTGTTAAAGAAAAGTCTAATCCAAATACTTCTGGGTTTGAAATCCATTTGCCAAAGATAGCCCCTAACATACAAGATAAAATCCAAAATAAATAAGCTGTTACATTCAACCCATTCATCCATTTGGCATTGATCATTTCTCTTTTAGCAATCTTATTAATGGCAACACCAAATGATTCATCCGTTACAAGTGCTCCAATCCCAATATTTTTTAATAAAGAATATTTTGTAAAATGGGGGGCTAATGTCATACTTAATAGAAAATTTCGTAAATTCACAATAAAAGTTGTAAACACAATGACTGAAATAGGACTTCCTGATACTAACAATGCACAAATAATAAATTGAGATGCACCAGCGTAAACTAATGTCGATAAAAGAGTAACTTCTAATATACTTAGATTG comes from the Oikeobacillus pervagus genome and includes:
- a CDS encoding DUF2200 domain-containing protein — its product is MTKHRIYTMSVAKVYPHYISKAEKKGRTKSEVDEIIRWLTGYSQEELEVQLEKQTDFETFFAEAPQLNPSRALIKGVVCGVRVEDIEEPTMQEIRYLDKLIDELAKGKAMAKILRKSKTKNI
- a CDS encoding DUF4256 domain-containing protein, whose protein sequence is MTKRNKKELSLEQREELLRELKARFEKNMHRHKGLEWAKIQAKLDANPEKLWSLNEMERTSGEPDVVGYDEKKDEYIFYDCSAESPKGRRSVCYDREALESRKKHKPENNAIDMAAAMGIELLTEEQYRALQTLGNFDMKTSSWVQTPSDIRELGGALFCDWRFGHVFLYHNGAESYYAARGFRGSLRV
- a CDS encoding AzlD domain-containing protein; this translates as MSINLSILLIILGCAIVTFIPRIIPFIVIRNIKLPKIAVKWLSFIPICIFTALIVESLIIEDKSLLSIDWSVLTAIIPTLIIALWTKSLSVTVIVGIICMATVRFLF
- a CDS encoding AzlC family ABC transporter permease, with amino-acid sequence MSELANKINSEENLPTFSQGVKDCVPTLIGYTSIGIAMGIVGASSNLSILEVTLLSTLVYAGASQFIICALLVSGSPISVIVFTTFIVNLRNFLLSMTLAPHFTKYSLLKNIGIGALVTDESFGVAINKIAKREMINAKWMNGLNVTAYLFWILSCMLGAIFGKWISNPEVFGLDFSLTAMFLALLVLQLQSIDNGKLKFYLSLIIYVVLLMLVLCMFVPSYIAIILSTIIVATIGVVKDK